The nucleotide window TGTGTGTATTTCCTTAACACACATTgattaaatttttcatatataaattatgtctATACTTACAATTTTTCCcacattataaatataataatatgtgtAGTAATTCCATCTATATAATTCAATgatctttttatttatattttttttattttattattattcctcctatataatgtatttaaaaaggtataccaaaaaaaaaaaaaaaattattaaactcaattttttatttattttataattcaaatcataatataaaaacaccAACTAAAAGTATAGTGCTTATGAAAAAGTCCCATTAGACGTTATAtccataaaattttataataataattaaagcgaaaaatatatacctgaaattacttttatttgtttttttttaatataaaaattgtttcaAATAATAccatatatgcatattaacaaaatataaaataatcaTGCACATATATAGGGCTAaacgaattaaaaattatgcaactATGCAGCTATGCAACTATGAAACTATGCAACTATGCAACTATGCAGCTTGAAAATTGTggtatattaattattgcgcccttataaatatattatttgtgaATGTATAGTAATGATCAAAATGGGCAACATTCAAGTACAGCCacaatgtgtatatatttatatctgcatgtatatatatacgcTTTTAGTAAAGATCAATgaacattttcaatattcATTATTCGGACTGGATTAATTATACATTAGATAtgattcaaaaaatatataatgtataaataatgcatatataatgcatataaagtaaaaaaaactTCATAAGATATGTgccatattatattattgtatataccagcaaaaacatatttttttcgatatATATTcggaaaaatattaataataaaacccAATCATggtaaaaattatattaataatatattacatgattatttaaaaaacatgCAACATTcttacattatatatatgcatactattgaaattaaaaagaaaataaaaacattcaTTCCATAATAAATGGCACTTGAACAATAAATACCATCTCcattaaatttgttattaCATTCACACATTATTTTATCTtctaataatatacaatttgCATTTACATCACATCcaccattattattttcacaaGAAGTAGATTCATTTATTAAACATTCTAAATTTTCgctttcttcatttttagaAAATCCTGGAATACATCTACAAGTTTCTACACTATCAATAACATAACAATTTGAATTGATTGGACAGTTCTCATTTTTACAAACTcgatttttttcaataaaatattctgatatttttttcatgtgCTCAGATTCATGAGAATATTGCTCAGGAATAATCATTGTAGCTTGACTACTAAAATttactttaaaatatttaccaTTTGCTAAATTAAGTATAGTTATTAAATCATCTTTAATTTtacaatttatatttaaccCTGAAACAACAGAACTATATATTGAGGTAAGAGATTCagatattattaaattatttatttcgattaattcattttttattttgtttccTATTTCTTTAGGTCCATTATAAAGTAcataattaattatttcaaGTTCaggaatatattttgatagttgaaattcttcattttttacaaattcatcatttattttaatataaatatttgaaatataatttgataaataaTCTATTATAGTTGTTCCTTCGTTAGCTACTTGGTTTTGGATTTGTTCATAACTTTTACTTAATTCAGGATCATCCTTATTAAAACATCTTTTAAATACAGTTTTAACATCATCTAAATTGTTTATTGATGCTCTTGATATTCggtttttatataataatacacTCTTCATTGCTTTAAGATCATATTCgctaattattttattattttcattttcattagaACAATCATCTATTCCTAATATTGAATATTTGTCTAACATATTCATTTCGTCGGGTCCTAATAATTCTTGCACATcatcatataaattaataatttcatGTTCCTTATTTTCAGGTTCCCCTTTACTAAAATCACTTttactttttctttttctttcttttcttattatactattattattggctttatttatattaccGTTTCCATTTTCATTACAATTCCCGATActaaatttacaaaataatgataataacaaaaaaattattatttgtgaactctttttcattttttatatactaataaaatatctaagtgtaaacaatattttttttttttttttaaaatggatatatattttataatatttataaatctaTAAGAATAGAAATTATATTCTATTGTTATGCGGGTTGTTAGAATTaaggtttttttttttttttttttttttttttaataaagatacaaaatttaacaagaaataattttttaaatatatatatactattttttttgcatttaaaaaaaattacatttgGAAATTAACATTTGAAATACACAGCGGTGATAGGAGagtatatattaacatacatgcaaaatattatttatttttataaaatataaatattaaatttttttttttgaaaccCCCAAAACATctacatataataaaaacaacCCTATAAACAATagttaaataattatataatatatatttattttttttattttctacaCTATCATATTGTATGTAGAGACCATAAAAAGGAACCGAAAATGATGTAAAGagaaaacatatttatacttacatatcaaaattttataaagcacctattatatatactataatgtaatatatttaaaaaaaatttttaagtaTTTGCCAAAATTTTTATGCCCCGACAATATCTAGAAACCTatttacaatatatttttatatgcatatatagttaacacatacaaaatatatggGAAAGATGCTTGTTAAATATtaccaaataaatatattatttacatctatatacaaatattcgcttttaaatcaaaaaagcacattatataattttccattttataataataataatatgtatgcatgtagCATGCTTAACTAAATATCAATTATCTTCTCTTTTAAATGTGTTTATATTACCAATTATGTAACTATAAAATGAACTAGCCAAATcgtgaataaataaaatccGACTTAAAAACAACCCTTATATTCTTGAGATCCAATTTTccttactaaataaaatttcatttaTGCATGAACAATGTGTTATCAAAATcggaataattaatattgttatttttttatattgttattttttttaaagatcCCAAGTAATATGTTAAATGATTTCcacaatttatataaaatttacaattataaaatattgagAGTGAGCTAGGATAtctttcgtttttttttttttttttttttttttaaattaaattattatgaaatatataactcTTTTTCgtatcatatataaataaatttgtataaagAGTATAGACAAAATGGTTCCAAACACATGGTAtgccatttttattatgcatatatgaagtaataaaaaatatatcaaaatatatcaaaataaataaaactactatattactatatatattgtatccTCATATTTcagtattaatataattatccatttttaaatataacatttttactatattttttttggaaataCAAAGAAAAAAGCTATAACTATTTTCACTTaatatgtaatttttttttaaccatttaatattatatatttttaaagctttatttttttacaactGTCTTactaattcattttttaattttttatttcataaatatttcCATTCATTATGTTTCTTCTGTTTTAGTACTTTTATTCAAGTGGCTTAAAAAATcctgaaaaaatatatgatcaattattatcatatttattaattaaaaaaaatatatttattaacacaCACAAAATGATCTAATTTGTATCCATAATATGtctaaacatatataaaaaaaaaagataaaaaataaattgcttttttttttttgtgttcaCATTTATACAATCctgtaatttatttattctattAGTTAAACATATTTTCTCCTTTTTCGTTTGTATATCCTCACAAACTGAGTATATAAAATCGAAAGAGCTTTCTATTTCCTTTTTCTGTCAAAAGGGTATAAATCATGAATATGttgcgaaaaaaaaaaaaaaaaaaaaaaatattgtctaCATATTAAATGatgttaaaattattattactaatataagtttatttttttctatattttcaaaatatattttttgttcttttttaatttcttcaATAATATTTGCTTGAATATTTATCACTACATCAGCTGTCTAATAAAACAATTAacaaaagtaaaataaatatatactatatattttctGTATGTGcataatatttctttttcgaattaaattttttttttttttttttttttttttttttttttttttaatcatccTTACATATAACTTTTGTTCAGTGTCTAAAAATGCCTtaagataaaaaattaatttatcacATTTCtctgtttctttttttttctgaccaaaaataaaacaaaaaaatgaacagaTGCAGCAACAAATATGCATCTTTatgaaattcaaaaaaacaaatttcaATGTACATCCAATAATCTCtccattatttattttataagctacctcttcattttcatataaaCATAATTTAGATAATTTTGTCACATccgatatttttttatcatggTTAGTATTTACATCCTCATCATTTGATTTTGttagtttttttattttctcctTTAATAagttattttcattatataattttttaatataattattattttttaataattgttGATTAGTATTATTAGTGATAATAGTAGAATCATTTTTGGATATAATACATTTAGattcttttctttttaaaatttcggtttttattttttctgaattttcacttttatattttgcaaactcattttttatatttgacactaattgatttttttcatttatttcattttctaaattGGTTATTAGtttatctttttcatttattatctttttataattattattttcatctcttaatttttctaaaattttttttttttcacattcttttttttcacattctttttttttattttcctttttaacTCGATCTTTACCACATATTCTtatattaactattttacacatatttaaataatatatatttttataaaaatctaaattatatgtttttttatttataaaaaaaacaaaatatgtttttGTCTTTTCAAATACAAGTCttattaataattcaaaaagatgcatatgaaaaattatttctctttttgaatacttttttaaaatgtctTCCTTCTTGCTTTTCCCccattctatatttttattgtgaTTTTTATTGTGATTTTTGCTAACCTTGCCTTCGAATtttgtttcattattttttttatacttacTACTTATAGAATATTTATCACTTTTACAACTTTCGTCAAAactgttaaatatatttccttttttattatatttttcatgttTCGCCATTTCtccatttttaaatttcacattttttatataagatatcatttttt belongs to Plasmodium yoelii strain 17X genome assembly, chromosome: 11 and includes:
- a CDS encoding merozoite surface protein 8 is translated as MKKSSQIIIFLLLSLFCKFSIGNCNENGNGNINKANNNSIIRKERKRKSKSDFSKGEPENKEHEIINLYDDVQELLGPDEMNMLDKYSILGIDDCSNENENNKIISEYDLKAMKSVLLYKNRISRASINNLDDVKTVFKRCFNKDDPELSKSYEQIQNQVANEGTTIIDYLSNYISNIYIKINDEFVKNEEFQLSKYIPELEIINYVLYNGPKEIGNKIKNELIEINNLIISESLTSIYSSVVSGLNINCKIKDDLITILNLANGKYFKVNFSSQATMIIPEQYSHESEHMKKISEYFIEKNRVCKNENCPINSNCYVIDSVETCRCIPGFSKNEESENLECLINESTSCENNNGGCDVNANCILLEDKIMCECNNKFNGDGIYCSSAIYYGMNVFIFFLISIVCIYIM